A genomic stretch from Candidatus Amarolinea dominans includes:
- a CDS encoding S8 family serine peptidase, translated as MKQNKNQFAIGALDSVDAITYFSSRGPMYDGRIIPQLVIEGIEGTSDAAPKVTGEVAMLAQVYKAKNSGSEPPSSLLRAILMNTADDLGNAGPDFKHGYGRPNLRRAYNVIDNAQFLTGSVSHGGTNSHTITVPANTKQVRVMIVWPDVAAAVSANPAIVNNLDLVAKDPSNVSYNPWVLDHSASVAAISAAATRSVDSRNTIEQVTLDDPASGNWTMEVSGTSVPTGPQTYYLTYEFLTDELTMMFPLKDHRFVSGTAYHLKWDSYGASGTFSLDYRLDGGSWTSITSGYSATSRTYQWTAPSVTGIHTIEFRVQRSALTATSDVNYLGPAAENFRIFSVCSDVVILKWGAVSGATAYKVYRLGAMVMEEVTSNITFDGASATLTGQSTVNTEYYAVSAVTGSNEGQRTMAAEKAPGDYSCGGINWTGTVSTDWFTAGNWSSSSVPTSADNVTIPAAPSNQPAIAAAGAVCNQITIESGASLTMNGSTAYTLSVAGDWINNGTFNRGIGTVDFNGTSSYQEIAGTSTTNFNILSVTKGAKDRILEAASLITLNAAVNPLVLTSGTFKLSSASTLLPFTSGPSIGSTAGFWNNGGTINAGSYSWTLNAGLLRISAGTVNVGASSGNSITYLNNGTLIMEGGALNIAGRFSPNSGTSTGTFTQLGGIITVNTVGSTSTSRAPFELNSGVPFTMNGGTIVVRRASSNAADVIVLSTTYEVTGGALQIGDASTPAGQTIRVNSIAPVYNLIVNATNSPTAQLVTNGLTVKNDVTISGGTLNANGLNMNVGDNWTNSGSYTHNNGAVTFNGAAAQAIGGSVDTTFAYLTINNAAGVSLNRPAAVNNQLTLTSGLLTLGSYDLTLGSSASAISGTFGDARMIVADGAGALCKQFAANGSYDYPIGDATGASEYSPVTSFSVSGANFSSAAVCFRVTDTVHPDKPAGATTYITRYWTGAQNGTIDSLSYDATFGFKAGDVVGAEAMNGKKWDGGPAWIELGTVSGTSFPASGQTGFSTFTAFKSGVLSAALADFSAIQSGEAMRVSWETVSELGNVGFNLWRGTSPAAPDVQLNSSLIPSQAPGSSQGFSYEWLDAANLVNNTTYYYWLEDVDITNIITRHGPVSAAYAAPTAVRLTDAGRAGRGFDGMTVLLAGLALLAASLTALRRGRRPYLVTIEQVDYFETKALAIDPGFLHGANDNTFCGGAVGIGALRVLAQRFVVFQAERIANLNEFYHR; from the coding sequence ATGAAACAGAACAAGAATCAATTTGCCATCGGCGCGCTCGACTCCGTGGATGCCATCACGTATTTCAGCAGCCGCGGCCCGATGTATGATGGCCGGATTATCCCCCAGTTGGTGATCGAAGGCATCGAAGGGACGTCCGACGCGGCGCCCAAAGTTACCGGCGAGGTAGCGATGCTGGCGCAGGTGTACAAGGCCAAGAACAGCGGCAGCGAACCGCCCTCCTCCCTGCTGCGCGCCATCCTGATGAACACAGCCGATGACCTGGGCAACGCCGGGCCTGATTTCAAGCACGGCTATGGTCGGCCCAACCTGCGCCGCGCCTACAACGTCATTGATAATGCCCAATTCCTGACCGGTTCCGTCTCCCATGGCGGCACGAACTCCCACACCATCACCGTGCCCGCCAACACCAAACAGGTGCGCGTGATGATCGTCTGGCCCGATGTGGCCGCCGCCGTGAGCGCCAACCCGGCCATCGTCAACAACCTCGACCTGGTGGCCAAAGACCCGTCCAACGTCAGCTACAACCCCTGGGTCCTCGATCATTCCGCCAGCGTGGCGGCGATTAGCGCCGCGGCGACCCGCAGTGTTGACAGCCGCAATACCATCGAACAGGTGACGCTCGACGACCCCGCCTCGGGCAATTGGACGATGGAGGTGAGTGGAACCAGCGTGCCCACCGGCCCGCAGACCTACTACCTGACCTACGAATTTCTGACTGATGAGCTGACCATGATGTTCCCGCTGAAGGACCATCGCTTCGTCTCCGGCACGGCCTATCATCTGAAGTGGGACAGCTACGGCGCCAGCGGCACGTTCAGCCTCGACTACCGGCTGGATGGCGGCAGTTGGACGAGCATCACCAGCGGCTACAGCGCCACGAGTCGCACTTACCAGTGGACCGCTCCCAGCGTGACCGGCATTCACACCATCGAGTTCCGGGTGCAGCGCAGCGCCTTGACCGCGACCAGCGATGTGAACTACCTCGGCCCGGCGGCTGAGAACTTCAGGATCTTCAGCGTCTGCAGCGATGTGGTCATCCTGAAGTGGGGCGCCGTTTCCGGCGCCACCGCCTACAAGGTGTATCGCCTGGGGGCCATGGTCATGGAGGAGGTCACTTCCAACATCACGTTCGATGGGGCCAGCGCCACCCTGACCGGGCAGAGCACGGTAAATACCGAATACTATGCCGTGAGTGCCGTGACCGGATCTAACGAAGGCCAGCGCACCATGGCCGCCGAAAAGGCGCCCGGCGATTACAGTTGCGGCGGCATCAATTGGACCGGCACGGTTTCAACAGACTGGTTCACGGCTGGCAACTGGTCCTCCAGCAGCGTGCCCACCAGCGCCGACAACGTGACCATCCCCGCAGCGCCGTCCAACCAACCGGCCATCGCTGCCGCGGGAGCGGTCTGCAACCAGATCACCATCGAGTCCGGCGCCTCGCTGACAATGAACGGTTCGACGGCCTATACCTTGTCTGTGGCGGGAGACTGGATCAACAACGGAACTTTCAATCGGGGGATTGGAACGGTTGATTTCAACGGAACCAGTTCCTACCAGGAAATAGCTGGCACATCAACCACGAACTTCAATATCCTTTCGGTGACGAAGGGCGCCAAGGACAGAATCCTGGAGGCCGCATCGCTGATTACCCTGAACGCTGCCGTTAACCCGCTTGTGCTAACATCAGGCACGTTCAAGCTATCGAGCGCGTCAACTCTGTTGCCGTTTACATCCGGACCGTCCATAGGCAGTACTGCGGGCTTCTGGAACAATGGGGGCACGATCAATGCCGGCAGTTATAGCTGGACGCTCAATGCTGGCTTACTGAGGATATCGGCCGGGACTGTCAACGTAGGTGCAAGCTCTGGAAACAGCATAACCTACCTGAATAATGGAACCCTGATCATGGAAGGCGGAGCGCTGAACATTGCCGGCAGGTTTTCGCCCAATAGTGGTACTTCAACCGGAACATTCACCCAGTTGGGTGGTATCATCACGGTGAACACGGTCGGCAGTACGAGCACCTCAAGGGCGCCATTTGAGCTGAATTCAGGCGTTCCCTTCACGATGAATGGCGGAACGATAGTCGTGCGCAGGGCATCTTCGAACGCGGCTGACGTGATTGTCCTTTCCACCACCTACGAAGTCACTGGCGGCGCCCTGCAAATCGGCGACGCTTCCACGCCTGCAGGCCAGACCATCCGCGTCAACAGCATCGCGCCGGTCTACAACCTGATCGTGAACGCCACCAACTCGCCGACGGCTCAGCTCGTCACCAACGGCTTGACGGTCAAGAACGACGTGACCATCTCCGGCGGCACGTTGAACGCTAACGGCCTGAACATGAATGTTGGCGACAACTGGACGAACAGCGGCAGCTACACCCACAACAACGGCGCCGTCACTTTCAATGGCGCCGCTGCGCAGGCCATCGGCGGCAGCGTGGACACGACGTTCGCGTATCTGACGATCAACAACGCGGCCGGTGTGTCCCTCAATCGGCCTGCGGCGGTGAACAACCAACTGACGCTCACTAGCGGCCTGTTGACGCTGGGCAGCTACGACCTGACCCTGGGATCCTCGGCGTCGGCCATCAGCGGCACGTTCGGCGACGCTCGCATGATCGTGGCTGACGGCGCAGGCGCTTTGTGCAAGCAGTTTGCCGCCAACGGTTCGTATGACTATCCCATCGGCGACGCTACCGGCGCATCTGAATACTCCCCGGTTACGTCTTTCAGCGTCAGTGGCGCGAATTTCAGCAGCGCGGCCGTTTGTTTCCGCGTCACGGATACTGTTCACCCTGACAAGCCGGCCGGCGCCACCACCTACATCACCCGCTACTGGACCGGCGCGCAGAACGGGACTATTGATAGCCTCTCCTATGACGCAACGTTCGGCTTCAAGGCAGGTGACGTGGTCGGCGCAGAAGCCATGAATGGCAAGAAGTGGGATGGCGGGCCGGCCTGGATCGAGCTAGGGACTGTCAGCGGTACGAGCTTCCCGGCCAGTGGTCAAACGGGCTTCTCCACCTTCACCGCCTTCAAGAGTGGTGTTCTGTCGGCCGCCCTCGCCGATTTCAGCGCCATCCAGAGCGGCGAGGCCATGCGTGTCAGTTGGGAAACAGTCAGCGAACTGGGCAACGTGGGCTTCAACCTCTGGCGCGGAACTTCGCCCGCTGCGCCGGACGTGCAACTCAACAGCAGCCTGATCCCGTCACAGGCGCCGGGCAGCAGTCAGGGCTTCAGCTATGAATGGCTGGATGCGGCCAACCTGGTCAACAACACGACCTACTACTACTGGCTGGAAGATGTGGACATAACAAACATAATTACGCGGCACGGCCCTGTCAGCGCGGCCTATGCTGCGCCCACGGCTGTGCGCCTGACCGACGCCGGCCGCGCGGGCCGCGGCTTCGACGGCATGACCGTCCTGCTGGCCGGGCTGGCCCTGCTGGCCGCCTCGCTCACCGCCCTGAGGCGGGGCCGCCGCCCCTACTTAGTCACGATAGAGCAAGTTGATTACTTTGAAACTAAGGCGCTCGCCATTGACCCGGGTTTCCTTCATGGGGCGAATGACAACACCTTCTGCGGTGGCGCCGTTGGTATAGGTGCGCTCCGCGTACTGGCGCAACGCTTCGTCGTCTTTCAAGCCGAAAGAATCGCCAATCTCAACGAGTTCTACCATCGGTAA
- a CDS encoding DMT family transporter, with protein MILLGELAALFTSLAWSFTSLQFTLAGQRVGSVVVNRTRLVLAVVYLSLAHLLLTGSLWPQGADLERWLWLGLSGVIGLVAGDACLFQAYVLIGPRRTMLLMTLAPIFSSLLAWLWYGETLTWLQTLAILMALAGVAWVAMEPRGQPSASAAFVGDHDHHAYRNGVLLGIGAALGQAFGLFFSKLGMDGGFLPLSATLVRILIATATLWLITLLQGQVRATVTALRDRRATLFIIGGAFTGPFLGIWGSMVAVQNAPLGIASTLMALPPILLIPLTHWIFHEPVTRRAVIGTLIALAGAALIFWQ; from the coding sequence ATGATTCTACTGGGCGAATTAGCGGCGCTCTTCACCTCGCTGGCCTGGTCGTTCACCTCGCTGCAGTTCACCCTGGCCGGCCAGCGCGTCGGTTCCGTGGTGGTCAACCGCACGCGGTTAGTTCTGGCGGTGGTCTATCTTTCGCTGGCGCATCTCCTGCTCACCGGCAGTCTCTGGCCGCAGGGAGCCGATTTGGAGCGCTGGCTGTGGCTGGGACTCTCCGGCGTCATCGGCCTGGTTGCCGGCGACGCCTGCCTCTTTCAGGCCTACGTGCTGATTGGCCCCCGCCGCACCATGCTGCTGATGACCCTGGCGCCGATCTTCTCTTCCCTGCTGGCCTGGCTGTGGTATGGTGAAACCCTGACCTGGCTGCAGACCCTGGCCATCCTCATGGCCCTGGCCGGCGTCGCCTGGGTCGCGATGGAGCCGCGTGGTCAGCCCAGCGCTTCCGCCGCATTTGTCGGCGATCACGATCACCACGCCTACCGCAACGGCGTTCTCCTGGGCATCGGCGCCGCGCTGGGTCAGGCCTTCGGCCTTTTCTTTTCCAAACTGGGCATGGACGGCGGCTTTCTGCCACTCTCCGCCACCCTGGTGCGCATCCTGATAGCGACGGCGACCCTCTGGCTGATCACGCTGCTGCAAGGGCAGGTGCGCGCCACCGTCACTGCCCTGCGTGACCGCCGCGCGACGCTCTTCATCATCGGCGGCGCGTTCACCGGCCCCTTCCTCGGCATCTGGGGTTCGATGGTCGCCGTGCAAAATGCCCCCCTGGGCATCGCCTCCACCCTGATGGCGCTGCCGCCCATCCTGCTGATCCCCCTGACGCACTGGATCTTCCACGAGCCGGTGACGCGCCGCGCCGTCATTGGCACCCTGATCGCCCTGGCCGGCGCCGCGCTGATTTTTTGGCAGTGA
- a CDS encoding fructokinase: MFDLIACGELLIDFVPTVSGLSLAQAPAFKKAPGGAPANVAVGTARLGRRAGFMGQVGDDEFGHFLADTLAADGVDVAGLRFSDAARTALAFVSLRADGEREFMFYRHPSADMLWRPADVDPTYAAQTRIFHFGSITLIGEPSRSATLTAVAAAQAGGALISYDPNLRLPLWPSPGAARTGMLLGWQLAQVIKVSEEELAFLSGATDLATGARRLWHDALRLLVITQGSGGSTYFTPHAAGHVQGFAVTPVDTTGAGDGFVAGLLTGLLDCDLNWSEDDLRHALRLGNAVGALTTLERGAIPGLPTRAAVEAFLASAPV; the protein is encoded by the coding sequence ATGTTCGATCTCATTGCCTGTGGTGAACTCCTGATTGATTTTGTACCGACGGTATCTGGCCTCAGCCTGGCGCAGGCGCCAGCCTTCAAGAAGGCGCCGGGCGGCGCACCGGCCAATGTGGCCGTGGGCACCGCGCGCCTGGGCCGGCGCGCCGGCTTCATGGGGCAGGTCGGCGACGATGAGTTCGGTCATTTCCTGGCCGACACCCTGGCCGCCGATGGTGTGGATGTAGCCGGGCTGCGCTTCTCCGACGCCGCGCGCACCGCGCTGGCCTTCGTTTCCCTGCGCGCGGATGGCGAGCGTGAGTTCATGTTCTATCGCCATCCCAGCGCGGACATGCTCTGGCGTCCGGCCGATGTAGATCCAACTTACGCCGCGCAAACGCGCATCTTCCACTTTGGCTCCATCACCCTCATCGGGGAACCGAGCCGCAGCGCCACCCTGACCGCCGTGGCCGCGGCGCAGGCGGGCGGCGCGCTCATCTCCTACGACCCCAACCTGCGCCTGCCGCTGTGGCCTTCGCCTGGGGCCGCACGCACCGGCATGTTGCTGGGCTGGCAGTTGGCGCAGGTCATCAAAGTCAGCGAGGAGGAGCTGGCCTTCCTCAGCGGCGCAACTGACCTGGCTACGGGCGCCCGCCGTCTGTGGCACGACGCGCTGCGCCTGCTGGTGATAACGCAGGGATCGGGCGGCAGCACGTACTTCACGCCCCACGCGGCCGGGCATGTGCAAGGTTTCGCGGTAACGCCGGTGGACACCACCGGCGCCGGCGATGGCTTCGTCGCCGGCCTGCTGACCGGGCTGCTCGACTGTGATCTGAACTGGAGCGAAGATGATCTGCGCCATGCGCTGCGCCTGGGCAACGCGGTCGGCGCGCTCACCACGCTGGAGCGCGGCGCTATTCCCGGCCTGCCCACCCGCGCCGCAGTCGAGGCGTTCCTGGCAAGCGCACCCGTATGA